The Triticum aestivum cultivar Chinese Spring chromosome 7B, IWGSC CS RefSeq v2.1, whole genome shotgun sequence genome window below encodes:
- the LOC123155915 gene encoding molybdenum cofactor sulfurase has product MDRSREEFLEQFGGDYGYPDAPRGVDQMRAADFQRLQGTVYLDHAGAALYSEPQMADVVKDLTSNVYGNPHSQSDSSMAASDVVTAARHQVLKYFNASPRDYKCIFTSGATAALKLVGECFPWSRESCYMYTMENHNSVLGIREYALTKGATALAVDIEEDKGLEKNHGSPSSDLFKISRHSNQRRGGDVLPQNCQNGSLSAASENNWNLFAFPSECNFSGQKFNLNLVKLIKEGNLVGLQQQQGQWMVLIDAAKGCATEPPNLDVYPADFVVCSFYKIFGYPTGLGALIVKNEAASLLNKTYFSGGTVAASIADIDFVQKRKSIEQVLEDGTISFLSIASLRHGFKIIEMLTTPAIARHTSSLATYVRKKMLDMKHRNKKNVCVIYGQQASKVADLKMSPTITFNLKREDGTWFGYREVEKLASLSGVHLRTGCFCNPGACAKYLGLSHLDLVSNFEAGHVCWDDNDVINGKPTGAVRISFGYISTYQDAEEFLKFLQSSFMSKPITLNNGRTLHMNTLNLLDNQSQKVVPDVRLKSIIIYPVKSCQGFSVQSWPLAAGGLKYDREWLLQGSGGEILTQKKVPELASIRTLINLELGKLFVESPKRKDKLQISLLENLTHLTAEVDVYGQRYEVESYDEKVNTWFSEAIGRHCTFMRCSSSKNSFCTSTGKNGRLCRDTRSKLSFVNEGQLLLISEESVSDLNSRLSSSNGNGKQHVLVDAMRFRPNIVISGSTPYREDNWKRLHIGDAYFTSMGGCNRCQMINLHQNAGQVIKSKEPLATLASYRREKGKILFGVLLNYEDGLSGGEETVAERWLQVGQEVHASTE; this is encoded by the exons ATGGACCGGAGCAGGGAGGAGTTCTTGGAGCAGTTCGGCGGCGACTACGGCTACCCGGACGCTCCCAGGGGCGTCGACCAGATGCGGGCCGCCGACTTCCAGCGCCTCCAAG GGACGGTGTACCTGGACCATGCCGGCGCGGCGCTGTATTCCGAGCCGCAGATGGCCGATGTCGTCAAGGACCTCACCTCCAATGTCTATGGCAACCCTC ATAGCCAGAGTGACTCGAGCATGGCCGCGAGCGATGTCGTTACTGCTGCGCGCCATCAG GTCCTAAAATACTTTAATGCATCTCCAAGAGACTACAAATGCATATTCACCTCCGGGGCAACAGCGGCTCTGAAACTTGTTGGTGAATGTTTTCCATGGAGCAGAGAAAGCTGTTACATGTACACAATGGAAAATCATAATAGTGTACTTGGGATAAGAGA ATATGCTCTGACCAAAGGAGCAACTGCATTGGCGGTTGATATTGAAGAGGATAAGGGTCTTGAAAAGAACCATGGAAGTCCTAGTTCTGATTTGTTTAAGATCTCAAGACACTCAAACCAAAGAAGAGGTGGAGATGTCCTTCCGCAGAATTGTCAGAATGGAAGCCTTTCAGCGGCTTCAG AAAACAATTGGAATCTGTTTGCATTCCCTTCTGAGTGCAATTTCTCCGGACAGAAATTCAACCTCAACTTGGTCAAGCTTATCAAGGAAGGAAATCTCGTGGGGCTTCAGCAGCAGCA GGGTCAATGGATGGTTCTGATAGATGCTGCCAAAGGATGTGCAACTGAACCACCAAATTTAGATGTCTATCCTGCTGATTTTGTTGTCTGTTCGTTCTACAAG ATAtttggctatccaactggtcttgGTGCTCTAATTGTAAAAAACG AGGCTGCCAGTTTGCTGAACAAGACATACTTCAGTGGAG GAACGGTAGCTGCTTCAATTGCTGACATTGACTTTGTTCAGAAAAGAAAGAGCATCGAACAAGTACTTGAGGATGGAACGATCTCGTTCTTGAGCATAGCTTCTCTTCGGCATGGTTTTAAGATAATTGAGATGCTAACTACCCCCGCAATTGCACG GCACACATCATCTCTTGCTACTTATGTGAGAAAGAAAATGCTGGACATGAAGCACAGAAATAAGAAAAATGTTTGTGTAATCTATGGACAACAAGCTTCTAAG GTGGCAGATCTGAAGATGAGCCCTACGATCACATTCAATTTGAAAAGAGAAGATGGCACCTGGTTTGGATACCGTGAGGTGGAGAAGCTTGCTTCCTTATCAGGAGTTCATCTGCGT ACGGGTTGCTTCTGTAACCCTGGGGCTTGTGCTAAGTATCTTGGCCTGTCGCACTTGGATCTAGTTTCCAACTTTGAG GCTGGGCATGTTTGTTGGGATGATAACGACGTAATAAACGGAAAACCAACTGGTGCTGTCAGAATATCATTTGGGTATATTTCCACTTATCAAGATGCGGAG gaatttctcaagttcctgcagTCTTCTTTTATGTCTAAACCAATCACACTCAATAATGGGCGCACGTTGCATATGAACACTCTTAACTTACTAG ACAATCAGAGTCAAAAAGTTGTTCCAGATGTTCGCTTAAAGTCCATAATTATTTATCCTGTGAAATCTTGCCAAGGATTTAGTGTGCAAAGTTGGCCGCTGGCTGCTGGTG GTTTAAAATATGACAGAGAATGGCTTCTCCAAGGATCAGGTGGTGAAATTTTGACCCAAAAAAAG GTACCAGAGTTGGCCTCTATCCGCACATTGATCAACCTGGAACTTGGAAAGCTCTTTGTAGAGTCACCTAAACGAAAGGATAAATTGCAGATTTCTCTTCTGGAGAATCTGACTCATCTAACTGCAGAAGTAGATGTGTATGGCCAAAG GTACGAGGTAGAAAGTTATGATGAGAAGGTAAACACATGGTTCAGCGAAGCTATTGGACGCCATTGTACCTTTATGAGATGTTCAAGCTCCAAGAACAGTTTCTGCACATCTACTGGCAAGAACGGTCGTCTATGCAGGGACACTCGAAGCAAACTTAGTTTTGTCAACGAAGGACAATTGCTGCTAATATCTGAAGAGAGCGTCTCTGACCTCAACAGTCGGCTTAGTTCAA GCAATGGAAATGGTAAGCAGCACGTTCTTGTTGATGCAATGAGATTTCGTCCCAACATTGTTATCTCTGGGTCGACGCCATACAGAGAGGACAACTGGAAGAGGCTTCACATTGGAGATGCCTATTTTACT TCCATGGGAGGATGCAACCGTTGCCAGATGATCAACCTACACCAGAACGCGGGGCAGGTGATCAAGTCGAAGGAACCGCTGGCTACGTTGGCCTCCTACCGACGAGAAAAG GGCAAGATTTTGTTTGGTGTCCTGTTGAACTATGAAGACGGTTTGAGCGGAGGAGAGGAGACCGTCGCAGAGAGATGGCTCCAAGTAGGGCAAGAAGTGCACGCTTCGACAGAGTGA